In the genome of Candidatus Microbacterium phytovorans, one region contains:
- a CDS encoding DNA-directed RNA polymerase subunit beta, which produces MSDEPRAFHKPVRRPAELFDRLFSAEDPAEVSRVAHATAVALLSRVRAEPADAVVERLIAFTDEHGIDTIAELWSRSPAKSLPGTLWRLYLLQLMVHDDPRSAALLYERGSARLSTADPVVAGAPTPAGPEELVSLSDAILRGAFTGDFAVALERAASFCRVEAAGAADLADDHDRTEPERATTFTTRALRLATYADELAAAAALWRRDSLT; this is translated from the coding sequence ATGTCCGACGAACCCCGCGCCTTCCACAAGCCTGTTCGCCGACCGGCCGAGCTGTTCGACAGACTGTTCAGCGCGGAAGACCCGGCGGAGGTCTCGCGCGTTGCCCACGCGACCGCCGTCGCCCTCCTCTCGCGCGTGCGTGCGGAGCCGGCCGACGCCGTCGTGGAGCGGCTCATCGCCTTCACCGACGAGCACGGTATCGACACGATCGCCGAACTGTGGTCGCGGTCGCCCGCCAAGTCGCTGCCGGGCACGCTGTGGCGTCTCTACCTGCTGCAGTTGATGGTCCACGACGACCCCCGGTCGGCGGCGCTGCTGTACGAACGGGGGAGTGCGCGGCTGTCGACGGCCGATCCCGTCGTCGCCGGCGCGCCGACACCGGCCGGGCCGGAGGAGCTCGTCTCGCTCAGCGACGCCATCCTCCGAGGCGCCTTCACGGGCGACTTCGCGGTCGCGCTGGAGCGCGCCGCCTCGTTCTGCCGCGTGGAGGCGGCGGGGGCAGCCGACCTCGCCGACGATCACGACCGCACCGAACCGGAGCGAGCGACCACCTTCACGACGCGCGCATTGCGCCTGGCGACCTACGCGGACGAACTCGCCGCCGCGGCCGCGTTGTGGCGCCGCGACTCGCTCACCTGA
- a CDS encoding anti-sigma factor codes for MNIQEFAELSAGRALGALSDDDERAFQEALRLHPEWQGIADLDVETAAALGESVAPVAPPLAARSQILGRIRGARETPDAVASDAGFAPVSAAGAAGAAGAAADDVNDTVALDRESRARLREAFAADQARAADEADAAAEAAGAEPPPLPETAAPEEAALRAAAPPTEIIQAIQRKNWTRGLFALVASIALLVGVGWGVGAITDALRTPPEIATLAQIEAAPDAQEASGELSGGGQATLHWSPSVGEAVIVASGLPAIDSDRTFELWFVRDGTPISAGTFDAADGEATAVLAGDVQVGDTVAVTVEQAGGAPDGAPTTDPLVAITPADA; via the coding sequence ATGAACATCCAGGAATTCGCCGAGCTCTCCGCCGGACGCGCCCTCGGCGCCCTCTCCGACGACGACGAGCGCGCCTTCCAGGAGGCCCTCCGCCTCCACCCGGAATGGCAGGGGATCGCCGACCTCGACGTCGAGACCGCCGCCGCCCTCGGAGAGTCGGTCGCGCCCGTCGCACCGCCCCTCGCCGCCCGCTCGCAGATCCTCGGCCGCATTCGCGGTGCACGTGAGACACCGGATGCCGTGGCATCCGACGCCGGCTTCGCGCCCGTGTCCGCCGCGGGTGCCGCGGGTGCCGCGGGTGCCGCAGCCGACGACGTGAACGACACCGTCGCCCTCGACCGCGAGAGCCGCGCGCGACTGCGGGAGGCGTTCGCCGCCGACCAGGCCCGCGCCGCTGACGAAGCGGATGCGGCTGCCGAGGCTGCCGGTGCCGAGCCGCCGCCGCTGCCGGAAACCGCCGCCCCTGAGGAGGCCGCTCTTCGCGCCGCCGCGCCGCCGACCGAGATCATCCAGGCGATCCAGCGGAAGAACTGGACCCGCGGACTGTTCGCTCTCGTGGCATCCATCGCTCTCCTCGTGGGTGTCGGCTGGGGTGTCGGAGCCATCACCGATGCGCTGCGCACACCGCCCGAGATCGCCACCCTCGCTCAGATCGAGGCGGCCCCCGACGCGCAGGAGGCCTCAGGGGAGCTCTCCGGCGGCGGACAGGCGACGCTGCACTGGTCGCCGTCCGTCGGTGAAGCGGTCATCGTGGCATCCGGACTCCCCGCGATCGACTCCGATCGCACGTTCGAACTGTGGTTCGTCCGCGACGGCACCCCCATCTCGGCGGGCACGTTCGACGCCGCCGACGGCGAGGCGACCGCGGTGCTGGCCGGTGACGTGCAGGTGGGCGACACTGTCGCCGTGACCGTCGAGCAGGCCGGAGGCGCCCCTGACGGCGCACCGACCACCGACCCGCTCGTGGCGATCACCCCCGCCGACGCCTGA
- the sigK gene encoding ECF RNA polymerase sigma factor SigK, which yields MLVEMVIDGVEVRDDGESADRVAELLVRIADGDEGAFGSLYDMLSSRVFGLILRVLVDRAQSEEVLQEVFLEVWQSAGAFAPNRGQGRSWVLTIAHRRAVDRVRSAQAAGDRDVRAGLRELNTPSAGVEEQVELRIESRRVARALQALPDLQREALTLAYFGGYSQSEIAAMSGTPLGTVKTRMRDGLSRLRTEMGVTA from the coding sequence ATGCTTGTCGAGATGGTCATCGACGGTGTGGAAGTACGCGACGACGGCGAGAGCGCCGATCGGGTGGCGGAGTTGCTCGTGCGCATCGCCGACGGTGACGAAGGCGCCTTCGGGAGCCTCTACGACATGCTCTCCTCCCGCGTGTTCGGCCTGATCCTCCGTGTGCTCGTCGACCGCGCCCAGAGCGAGGAGGTGCTGCAGGAGGTCTTCCTCGAAGTGTGGCAATCCGCTGGCGCGTTCGCTCCGAATAGAGGACAAGGAAGGTCGTGGGTGCTGACGATCGCACACCGACGGGCCGTCGACCGGGTCCGGTCCGCGCAAGCGGCCGGTGACCGGGACGTGCGGGCCGGACTGCGCGAACTGAACACACCCTCCGCCGGAGTAGAAGAACAAGTAGAGCTGCGTATCGAGAGTCGGCGCGTTGCCCGAGCGTTGCAGGCCCTGCCCGACCTGCAGCGTGAGGCACTGACCCTCGCATACTTCGGCGGCTACTCTCAGAGCGAGATCGCCGCGATGAGCGGAACTCCTCTGGGCACCGTGAAGACGAGAATGCGCGACGGACTGTCGCGCCTGCGCACCGAGATGGGGGTGACCGCATGA
- a CDS encoding cytochrome c biogenesis protein DipZ, which translates to MDLIIIGLLGGLITGISPCILPVLPVIFLTGGAQSARFDKSEDGKDAGPLPARRSRPYLVIAGLVVSFTLVTLVGSLILGLLNLPQDIIRWVGIGVLVLIGVGLLIPRFEQVLEKPFQWLPRREVQNRGSGFGVGLALGAVFVPCAGPVLAAIIVAGATGRIGADTVLLTASFAIGVAIPLLVFALAGRGLVERIRAFRSRERGLRIAAGVAMLALAVGLVFNVPQALQRLLPDYTAQLQRDLTDNEQASEALGLGGLITDENRDLDKCTNGAEELESCGTAPSIKGIEKWLNTPNGEAIDLADLRGKVVLIDFWAYSCINCQRSIPHVVAWDAAYRDAGLDVIGIHSPEYAFEKDAANVEAGARDFGITYPVALDNNLSTWTNYRNRYWPAHYLIDAEGTVRHISFGEGNYAATEKMIRELLQDADPGVQLPAATDVADTTPELGSTTPETFLGSSKDRNFAGPDAYSAGQGTFTFPADQAPDTFALDGGWDVQTQFVTPTGDDGRVRLTFRASEVRMVAAGEGTVTADVDGQKSTIDVGGTPRSYAIVEAGDAKEGVITLDVPAGVQVYSFTFG; encoded by the coding sequence ATGGACCTGATCATCATCGGCCTGCTCGGCGGGCTCATCACGGGAATCTCCCCGTGCATCCTGCCGGTGCTGCCGGTCATCTTCCTGACGGGCGGTGCGCAATCCGCCCGCTTCGACAAGTCGGAGGACGGAAAGGATGCCGGTCCCCTCCCGGCCCGCCGCAGCCGCCCCTACCTGGTGATCGCGGGCCTGGTGGTGAGCTTCACGCTCGTGACCCTCGTGGGTTCGCTGATCCTCGGCCTCCTCAACCTGCCGCAGGACATCATCCGCTGGGTCGGCATCGGCGTGCTCGTGCTGATCGGCGTGGGCCTCCTGATCCCGCGGTTCGAGCAGGTGCTCGAAAAGCCCTTCCAGTGGCTTCCGCGCCGCGAGGTGCAGAACCGGGGGAGCGGCTTCGGGGTCGGACTCGCGCTGGGCGCGGTCTTCGTCCCGTGCGCCGGTCCGGTGCTCGCGGCGATCATCGTCGCCGGCGCGACGGGACGCATCGGCGCCGACACGGTGCTGCTGACGGCATCCTTCGCCATCGGCGTCGCGATCCCGCTCCTCGTCTTCGCGCTCGCCGGACGCGGGCTCGTCGAGCGCATCCGCGCGTTCCGCAGCCGTGAGCGGGGCCTGCGCATCGCGGCCGGCGTCGCGATGCTCGCCCTCGCGGTCGGCCTCGTCTTCAACGTGCCGCAGGCCCTCCAGCGCCTGCTCCCCGACTACACGGCGCAGCTGCAGCGCGACCTCACCGACAACGAGCAGGCGTCCGAAGCGCTCGGCCTCGGCGGACTCATCACCGACGAGAACCGCGACCTCGACAAGTGCACCAACGGCGCCGAGGAGCTCGAGTCGTGCGGCACCGCGCCGTCGATCAAGGGCATCGAGAAGTGGCTGAACACGCCGAACGGCGAAGCGATCGACCTCGCCGACCTCCGCGGCAAGGTCGTGCTCATCGACTTCTGGGCCTACTCGTGCATCAACTGCCAGCGTTCCATCCCGCACGTCGTCGCGTGGGATGCCGCCTACCGCGACGCAGGGCTGGACGTCATCGGCATCCACTCGCCCGAGTACGCGTTCGAGAAGGATGCCGCGAACGTCGAAGCCGGCGCCCGCGACTTCGGGATCACCTACCCGGTGGCTCTCGACAACAACCTCTCGACGTGGACCAACTACCGCAACCGCTACTGGCCCGCGCACTACCTCATCGACGCGGAGGGCACCGTCCGTCACATCTCGTTCGGCGAGGGCAACTACGCCGCGACGGAGAAGATGATCCGCGAACTGCTGCAGGATGCCGATCCCGGCGTGCAGCTGCCCGCCGCGACCGACGTCGCCGACACGACGCCGGAGCTCGGTTCGACGACGCCCGAGACCTTCCTCGGCTCGTCGAAGGACCGCAACTTCGCCGGTCCCGATGCCTACAGCGCCGGTCAGGGCACGTTCACGTTCCCCGCCGACCAGGCGCCCGACACGTTCGCCCTCGACGGCGGCTGGGACGTGCAGACCCAGTTCGTGACGCCGACCGGTGACGACGGGCGCGTGCGCCTGACCTTCCGCGCCTCCGAGGTGCGCATGGTGGCCGCCGGCGAAGGCACCGTCACCGCCGACGTCGACGGCCAGAAGTCCACGATCGACGTCGGCGGAACGCCTCGCTCGTACGCGATCGTCGAGGCCGGCGATGCGAAGGAGGGCGTGATCACGCTCGATGTCCCGGCCGGCGTGCAGGTCTACTCGTTCACCTTCGGGTGA
- a CDS encoding fasciclin domain-containing protein yields the protein MLSTKKTTAALALTFAAAFALAGCSMGGTTAEESTAPEPSMSESAPAMENDPAANLVGPGCAAYAEAVPDGAGSVQGMSQDPVAVAASNNPLLKTLVAAVSGQLNPDVNLVDTLNGSEFTVFAPVDDAFAKIDADTIEVLKTDSDLLSSILTYHVVPGQIEPADIDGMHTTVNGADLEVTGSGDNLMVNDASVICGGVQTANATVYLIDTVLMPPTE from the coding sequence ATGCTCAGCACCAAGAAGACCACCGCAGCTCTCGCTCTGACGTTCGCCGCCGCCTTCGCGCTGGCCGGTTGTTCCATGGGCGGAACGACCGCAGAGGAGTCCACCGCTCCTGAGCCCTCGATGTCCGAGAGCGCCCCCGCGATGGAGAACGACCCCGCCGCCAACCTCGTCGGCCCCGGCTGCGCCGCGTACGCAGAAGCCGTGCCGGACGGCGCCGGATCGGTCCAGGGTATGTCGCAGGACCCGGTCGCGGTCGCCGCGTCGAACAACCCGCTCCTGAAGACGCTCGTCGCGGCCGTCAGCGGTCAGCTGAACCCCGACGTGAACCTCGTCGACACCCTCAACGGCAGCGAGTTCACCGTCTTCGCCCCCGTCGACGACGCCTTCGCGAAGATCGACGCCGACACCATCGAGGTGCTGAAGACCGACAGCGACCTGCTGAGCTCGATCCTCACGTACCACGTTGTCCCCGGCCAGATCGAGCCGGCTGACATCGACGGCATGCACACCACCGTCAACGGCGCCGACCTCGAGGTCACCGGCTCCGGCGACAACCTGATGGTCAACGACGCCAGCGTCATCTGCGGTGGCGTTCAGACCGCCAACGCGACCGTCTACCTCATCGACACGGTGCTGATGCCGCCGACCGAGTGA